A single window of Salvelinus namaycush isolate Seneca chromosome 11, SaNama_1.0, whole genome shotgun sequence DNA harbors:
- the LOC120056048 gene encoding peroxiredoxin encodes MAAGKARIGHLAPGFTAKAVMPDGQFKDISMSDYRGKYVVFFFYPLDFTFVCPTEIIAFSDAAEEFRKIGCEVIGASVDSHFCHLAWTNTPRKQGGLGAMKIPLVADTLRSISTDYGVLKEDEGIAYRGLFIIDDKGVLRQITINDLPVGRSVDETLRLVQAFQFTDKHGEVCPAGWKPGSDTIKPDVQKSKDFFSKQQ; translated from the exons ATGGCTGCAGGTAAAGCACGCATCGGGCATCTGGCCCCTGGCTTCACGGCCAAAGCAGTGATGCCAGACGGCCAGTTCAAAGACATCAGCATGTCTGATTACAGAG GGAAGTATGTGGTGTTCTTCTTCTACCCGCTGGACTTCACCTTTGTGTGCCCCACTGAGATCATCGCCTTCAGTGACGCTGCCGAGGAGTTTAGGAAGATCGGTTGTGAGGTCATTGGTGCCTCTGTCGATTCCCACTTCTGCCATCTTGCTTG gaccaaCACACCTCGTAAGCAGGGCGGTCTGGGTGCCATGAAGATTCCTCTGGTAGCCGACACACTGCGTTCCATCTCCACGGACTACGGGGTGTTGAAGGAGGATGAGGGCATTGCCTACAG GGGCCTCTTCATCATTGACGACAAGGGCGTCTTGAGGCAGATCACCATCAACGATCTGCCGGTGGGACGCTCCGTTGACGAGACCCTGCGTCTGGTGCAGGCCTTTCAGTTCACTGACAAACACGGAGAAG TCTGTCCTGCCGGCTGGAAACCAGGAAGTGACACCATCAAGCCCGACGTGCAGAAGAGCAAAGACTTCTTCTCCAAGCAGCAGTAA
- the zte38 gene encoding zebrafish testis-expressed 38 → MAAGKMCSRPKKQETAEWTSLFQNELKTEEKSLVFVKRMMALAVSSITYLRGIFPEDAYRSRYLEDLCIKVLREDCTTPGVCKIVKWLMGCFDALERGYLQVVFIGVCTNPDNPNCIIESYQFKFTYTDKGPQMDILRNQNVEMQITMEDTKKASVLLIRKLFLLMQNLDVLPNDVCLTMKLYYFDDITPADYEPPGFKEGVNDNLWFEGMAVHFRVGEVHTPFHTLKVRVAAEQGRVEKLQEGNYLKENQVSTATQSTLLGLAPTGAQDPDNERYKEDDFPSEDESAQFKKPKKPVAKVSEFVGSWLVVINNGFCVVFLEEKKIELHG, encoded by the exons ATGGCAGCTGGAAAGATGTGTAGTAGGCCAAAAaaacaggagacagcagag TGGACCAGTTTATTTCAAAACGAACTGAAAACTGAAGAAAAGTCCCTGGTCTTTGTGAAGCGAATGATGGCCCTCGCCGTTTCTTCCATCACATATCTCAGAGGAATATTCCCGGAGGACGCCTACAGATCTCGATATCTAGAAG ATTTATGCATCAAAGTTTTACGAGAAGACTGCACAACACCTGGTGTCTGCAAAATTGTAAAGTG GCTGATGGGGTGCTTCGACGCATTAGAGAGAGGATAT CTTCAGGTTGTCTTCATTGGG GTCTGCACCAATCCAGATAATCCCAAC TGCATCATCGAGTCATACCAGTTCAAGTTCACATACACAGACAAAGGACCACAGATGGACATTCTGAG AAACCAGAATGTGGAGATGCAGATCACAATGGAGGATACCAAGAAGGCCTCTGTCCTCTTGATCAGGAAGCTGTTTCTCCTCATGCAGAACTTGGACGTGCTCCCCAATGATGTCTGCCTCACCATGAAGCTCTACTACTTTGACGACA TCACCCCTGCTGACTATGAGCCTCCAGGTTTCAAGGAGGGGGTGAACGACAACCTGTGGTTCGAGGGCATGGCGGTGCACTTCAGAGTGGGTGAGGTGCACACCCCTTTCCACACCCTGAAGGTGAGGGTGGCGGCGGAGCAGGGCCGTGTGGAGAAGCTGCAAGAGGGGAACTACCTGAAGGAGAATCAGGTCTCCACGGCTACGCAGAGCACTCTGTTAGGGCTGGCGCCAACCGGTGCACAG GATCCAGACAATGAGAGATACAAAGAAGATGACTTTCCCTCTGAAGATG AGTCTGCACAGTTCAAGAAACCCAAGAAACCTGTGGCAAAGGTAAGTGAGTTTGTGGGCAGTTGGTTGGTTGTGATCAACAATGGTTTTTGTGTTGTGTTTTTGGAAGAAAAGAAGATAGAGCTGCATGGGTGA